A window of Cryptomeria japonica chromosome 3, Sugi_1.0, whole genome shotgun sequence contains these coding sequences:
- the LOC131874278 gene encoding uncharacterized protein LOC131874278 — MVAGASGGGQWAALRKGRAVAARVGRWPERRRQGPGSCGGGRGQKATAAGVAAVVGGATGRKANGEGRQGRREVEAGKQGRRKAGPSESKGRRTPNGPALSLVVGACMMAGGPTVWIHLTAEKVLEQVRREPRCGFQETRIKMPPPNVAQKYPHSSQIVMNDHVENEQEDPKVPKR, encoded by the exons atGGTGGCTGGGGCAAGTGGAGGAGGCCAGTGGGCGGCACTCCG CAAGGGCCGGGCGGTGGCTGCAAGAGTCGGCAGGTGGCCAGAGCGCCGGCGGCAGGGGCCAGGGAGCTGTGGTGGCGGCAGGGGCCAGAAAGCTACGGCGGCTGGGGTTGCAGCGGTGGTGGGGGGGGCCACAGGCAGGAAGGCCAACGGTGAGGGCCGGCAGGGCCGCAGGGAGGTGGAGGCCGGGAAGCAAGGTCGTCGGAAGGCGGGGCCGTCAGAAAGCAAGGGCCGGAGGACGCCCAATGGGCCCGCTCTGTCATTGGTGGTGGGGGCCTGCATGATGGCAGGGGGTCCCACG GTGTGGATCCACCTAACTGCAGAGAAGGTGTTGGAACAGGTTAGGAGAGAACCTCGTTGTGGTTTCCAAGAGACTAGG ataaagatgcctcctccaaatgttgctcaAAAGTATCCACACTCAAGTCAAATTGTGATGAATGATCATGtggagaatgaacaagaggatccAAAAGTTCCTAAGCGATAA